The following is a genomic window from Malus sylvestris chromosome 12, drMalSylv7.2, whole genome shotgun sequence.
TTTCATAATTGGAAATATAACTTTACCCCCAAAGAAGAGGTTTACATGTAACGAGCCAAGTATTTTCAGCGGTCTCAAATTGCGAAAAGATTAGTGGGATTGACATGTCAATTTGTACTAGAAAGGTGAAGTAGTGGACGGCTGAGTGGGATGACAAACAAAGGGCAAACACAAAAGGCTAAAAAAGGCTGGTTGGTGGTGAAGTattgtgaaaataaatttgtttttactgCTTCatgtttttagcttttttttatccaaaactataaaaataagttgtttttaagtgtttaccaaacacctttttgagctcagcttttttttatacccactttttataaaaacacctTAGTTCCAATCCAGTACTGAGAGTGGTTAATTCTAATTCACCCACTGTAACTTTATAATTACCCCAAACATCATTCTTCCCAAGCAGTAAATGCATAAATAACTTCcagtaaaaagaaagaaaataaagactttttagctaaaatagtttgttataacttctcactttgatcattgagatttaaaatcaataaaaataatcCCTGAGATTGTACGGCTCGTCAATCATTTTGGCCATTCTATGAATAATCTCCATTAGATAGAAGAAATCCAGTTCAAGCGGAGagttaattaacaaaaataatctCAATTTAATGGAAATTCCTCAGTGAAACACAAATGATTGACAGTTGACAATCTCAGTATTCACTTCTATCGACTTTAAATCTGGACCAAAGTTATGCCAatactattttggctaaaaagcctaaaaAAAGTTGGACAAAGAAACAACCGTCAAGAAAACATCTAAAAATAGCAGAGTCAGCTAGGAATAATCGCAGCCAATGAGCAAAAATGGAAAGTGATAAATACGTAGCAATTTAATATATCTGGATCAGCCTAAATCtaaaaaattaatgtaaaaatgggATTAAATAAGAATAATGGAGTCTTGTGTGACTTCAGTGCTAGTTTAATCTATGAACTAGCTAAAAAATTATGGTCTAAAATTTCTAACAAAACAGGATCGACGGGGAGGGGAAAGAGCAAAAGGACGCGTGTTGCGTCGAGGATCCTCGATACCTAGAGAGCTAAACTCAACCAGTGTTGGAGTTTGGTATCGAGGATCCTCTTTACGACTTCCCCTACAAAAGATTCGAAACAACATGAACAGCAACCTCTCATCAGACTAGTCATTCCACACGCTGTTAATTCAATGTGGGAGCAGGTTGATGGGGGAGGAACCACAACTACCTCGTTGCTTCTGTGCTGGTGTCCGCACGCAGCCAAGACAGTGTGTGTCGATCTCCTTGCAATGTCATTGAAAGTATCTTTGTCTGAAACACGGGGATACAAAGAGTTAGAACATTTCGACTGGCAGTGTAGATCATAGGCGCTAGGCTGCCTGACATGAGAATGATAATTCGTAATGACAAGCGGACGGATTCAGATCAAAGGTATTTTCACATTTCAGCGTAGAAATGCCGAGTCTGAATCAGTCCAAAATGAACTAGGAGATGTTTACATACAAGCATACAAATAAGTTGAAAGCTTCGCATACCTAGATCAACATCCCGGGACAAATTATCCAAGCGGTTTTTCACCATCGCTTTCAGTTTTTCCTTTGCTAGGTGAAAGCCACTCTGTTCTATAGCTGTATTAGGGGACACACCAGCATCAGATCCACTAATGTTTGGTCTACTGCTTAAGTGATGGAATTGTCCGTAATTTGGTACTGAGTTCATCCCGGTAAGTTCAGGCCATAATGCTCCATTTAGAGATCTATTAGCAGATGTAGTAGGTGGATCCTCGATTGCTTGCCTTCTCTGAGGGGTTGATGCTGATGAATTTAAGAAATCAGAACTCAAATTATCTGGCACTAGTGCTAAATGATTGTCTTGTAATCTCTCCTCAAAGAATGTATGATAAGCTGCCTCCATCTCGTCTGTCCTGGTATGTTGGACTGTCATTTCCCTCGCCCGAGCAGCTTGAGAGTTTGAGAAATCATTACTCAAATTATTGGATGAGTTCCTCTCATTCATACTGGCCATATAAGTCGTCCTGTTAAGATTAAGGAGTTGTTGAATATGACGCTGTATTAAGCGTCTCCCTGATAGAGTCGGTGCTGCAGCCCCAGACAACGGGGAAGGTGCTTGAAAACCTCCAACAGGAATTCTTGGGGAAAATCCTTGAGTGAATTGTGGACAAGGTGAGGACACCACATTAAGGTCTATCCCTTCGTCAAAATATACAGCAGGTGATGGTCTATTAGACAGAATGTTGTTTGTATTTCTTTGATCAGACGACCGACCCTGAGCCTGTGAACTTGATGATCCCATAGCTACAGGTCTACAACCCTCACAGTACCAATTACCATCAGGTACTTCTCGCCCAAGACCAACACAAAAGGTGTGAGCAGGTGAATCGCATATATCACACAGTAGCATGAGGCCATCTTCCCCTCCTTCGTGGCATTCTGTACAGATCACATTCTCGTAAGGGTCAAGATAACCCCTGAGTTCTTCTTCCGTCGGTTGATAGACCTGCATAAAGAAATAAACCCATTTTGAACAAACAAAcagaatattgaagaagaagcaaacGGAATGCAAGAAAAAGCATGACATAACAAATAAACGATAAGGTACCTGATCACGCTCAGGGACCTGTATCACCACTTCTCTCAAATCAATTCCTGTCGTAGATCTTGCAGGCTTACTGATTGTCTTAAACCTTTGCTTGCACAAAGGGCAACGAGATTCCACTTTTCCCCATTCCATGATGcatgcaaaacaaaaataatgagTGCAACAGTCTAATGTTCCCCTCACTCTTCTTTTATCTTCCTCGGAAAAACAAATTCCACAGACCTGCTTTACAACCTCAACCTTCACTTGCTCAATCTTCTCTTTGCCCTTCCTTCTAGGAGGCTTTCTTGGCTGCTGTACAAGCGTATCCTCCTGAAGGCTAGTAGGCACTGATGAACTTTGCAAATTAGTTTCCAATCTTTCACACAACTCCTTGGCTTCTCGTActtgctctctctcttcctcggAGATGGTGTAGTCAAAATCAGATGCTCCAGAAGGCACAAAATCTGAATCTGACGGTACGGACATTCTCCTCCTTTTCCTAACCCTTTTTTTCTCATTCGTTACTCTCAAGGGCACAATACTATCAATAAAATCACTATCACTTTCAAGTTCATCATCCCTTCTTGCCTTCCTCCCCAACTCCTGACTCGTTCTACCTTTCTTTCTCAAAGGCTTCTTTAAAGCCATagattttctccttttttcacCTCTTACAGAACGACCCTTTTTCTTCAACTGCCGCTTGCccagtttcttctttttcaccACATGTTTTTCTTCCACCTCTGAAAATTCATCTTCATCTGGTGTAAattcctcatcgtcatcatcatcttcatcattatAATCCTGATCCTCCACCTCACGATATGCAATCATTCTCCTCTTTCGTAACGGTTTAACCCCATTTTTCTGCCGACCAGAAAAACCATTTCGGACTTTTGACCTGATTCCCTTCCTAACCGGCTTCACTTCCTCCttgtcttcctcctcctcctcctcctcctcctcctcctccacaaTAAAACCAGCAGAACCCCTTTTCGCTCTTGATCTACTGTTCTTCCTCACCTTTTTcacttcctcctcctcttcctcctcttcctcctcgtcCACAAAACTCCCAAAGCTCTCTTCTGACTCATCTCCATCCAAAGAAGAACAGTAATCCTCCTCTAAATCCTCAGAAACTTCATTTTCTTCCCCCGAAATCACATAATCCTCATCCGAATCATCGGAACCCTGATCCTTTGACGGAATCCTCGTCTTGATTTTTCGCTTGGAACTAACCTTCCCTCCCTTTACCATCTGTTCCTCgcacccaaaaatccacataTTAAACCAAATTTCAGATTCCCAAAACCAgctaaaacaaatcaaattacaatctTTCCTCAATCTTTTTTCTATTTCCTAACACCGATCTGCTGTTTTCtgcattaaaatttaaaatttaaaatttaaaaaaaaaaatcctagatTTGCTTTCCTACAAATTCTTTCCAGTTACACCAAATTCCTTGACCAAAAAAATCCACCAAGAACCTCCATTTTCAAATATCTCCTctcccatttttattttccatatatattttttcagctaaattttatccaaattaccaataaaaattcaacaaatataacaaatcCCCAATTCAAGAATCAAATCCCTAGAAACTTATCAACAAAAACACATCCTAAAAAACTCAAATTAAAACCAATCAAATTCCATACGAACACACACATAAAATACACCTATATATACAAccacaaaatacaaaaaatacagAAGGACAAaaaattctagagagagagggcGTGTGTGGTGGGTACCTGAGAGAGAAAGCGAGCACCGGAAACAATGGAAAATGGTCCGAAATGCTTCtgtttctcctctctctctctctctctctctctctctctctctctctcctctcgagagcattacaaaaaacaaataacGCGAAAACGTAAAACGCGAGAGGGAGGGGAACAGAAAACGTTGCTTCTTAACGGCGTACGCAAGTTGGATGTTTCCTTTTCTGGAGTGACGGAATTACCCTTATGCTTTGCCGGCCCTTATTCGTAATTTCGTACAGGCATGGATGGATTTGGTAGGTTTTTGGTAGATTTTGGTTTCACTGCGTACGTAGGACTGGCTTGAAAGATTTGATTGGCTTTTAACCTAAGGATCTCTTCCATCAAGGTCACCGGATCAAGTGATTCGgatatttgaaatttcatccaacggtaacaaaattattataacttttaaagtgtcaaaACAGGTGAgccgtttgattaaattttaaaGACATGGATCACTTAATCCGGTGACCTTGGTGATAGAAGAGATCCGGGAtctcttctaaaaaaaaatccccCAAAGGACTTATTTTTTCGCACaatatttgtttcaaattttttttaattaaaataaattatgtcataaaaTTATAAGTAAATGTGATCATATTTTTACGCTTATATTTCATCTGTAAAATACTGTTATGTCATACTTGAAGTTAATGTTTTGATATTTAATATGTAAAATATTGTTGTGTCGTACTTGAAGTTACTGTTTCGTTGTCATGTTAGACTTTCGTTGCATGTTGTCAAATTAGTAATTAGTTGACGACGTGACAAATGTGGGGTCGAATGCTCAGAATGAGCAAAGTAAAATAGAGATGGAAAATAATGAATATCTAAATAAAATTCTATAGTGCtccaaaagtatttcatattcCGAACTTTTTAATTGTTAGATCATAGTTTTTGTGGTTTTAACCAAAGATTTAATGATTAAATAACTCAGAATATTCGATACTCTAGAATACCATGAAATTTTTCATttctataaaaccaattggtctTACCAAAGTTGTGCTAAGCTCCACCATTACAACTCGCATTTTCTTGTATTCTGGTAAACGCAAGAAAAATGTCAAGATTATTTCTTATCTCATCTAAGTAAGCATTGCCTGTTAAGAATCAAAATTATTTCTCTTTACATGGCTCTTtcccattaaattttttttttttggcaaatcaTAATTCGACATATAAAATTATTCATtagaaatatttaaaaatatgaaTTTATACACACGTATCAAACTGTGATTGATAGCACAATAAAAATGACAACTTTGAATGTAAAGGGTAAGTATTTTCCATTCTATCTTAAGCAACATAATTTTGTAAATTGAAGTGACCAATTGAGTTCACAATTTCACATACAAATATACATTTTGAAACGTCCAAATCGGATGGAGAATCATAACCTGAAATACGGCAtttacaaataaatttatttagtaaTAAAGTTAAagagttaattaattagtttttatttgtttctttattttattttcccatCATCATTGTTGTTAATTAAagggtttcttttttttaattggtgAGCCCCCCACTAAAATGTGTGGTAAGCTCCACCATTGGAAATTGGACAAGGATCTGGAAGATCAATCAATTGTGTCCGTTCATTGTgcatcgtgcgatcagtttttattaggtattatttatatttaaatttaaataaattttaactgtacgatgtacaataaacaaatatgaatgattaattatctaaatttccacaaataagatccggagatgatcttaTTCCTTAGAAATTTGCTCAGTAAGGAAATGCACCGAATAATTGTAAGTCTAATCACAAAATGACGTGGACCTACAGCTTAGGCAAGGTACGCACTGCCATTTGTTTTCTAATGCCTTGTCGGTGTGGAATGTGGATTCatcatgtttgtttgtttttaaaatgtcCGAAAGTACTtgtaaagaaaatatttttcggTTTCAAAAGCATTTGAAATGCTTTTTTAGGTTTCaattgtatttttattaaagattggttcaaaaaaaaatttcattaaaaacgttttcagccattttaaaagtacttccaaacgaGCCATAAACGTTTCCCCTCCAATGTCAACCATTTCTTTTTAATCTCTGCATGTTCATTTCACATAACACTGATTGCAACGTGTTATCGTGTATTTTCCACTTAACAAGAAccattaggaaaaaaaatgcatttatcGGAAAATATTATGGGGTCTGATTTGTCAAGTGCTTAATGCTTTTAACTTTTAAGCTTATGCAATTTCAACCATTCATGCTCAATTAGTGGTAAAGATTGTGTTTTGTGGATAAACCCACACACTATATATGGTAATTAGGCTTATAATTAGCGGTTGGGCTTTTTAAAACATACTTGAACTTGGATCCAACCAACATTGGACCTATTGCAAGGGTAAGAGTGAAACTTGGGCTTGAGATaccaaatttgggttttgatcaATGTTTTTGTGGGTTAGCAGTAGAACTGTTTGTTTGGGCCTTTCATCTTATTGgtctcattttattttattttttgcacaaAAATGATTTCCGCACTCTTTTTTAACCTGTTACAATTCTTTGCTTAATTATGTTTCTTGAGTCctctttcatttattcaagcCCTTGTTCACTTCTTATAATatcttctttttggtttttgcaCTCTCTTCTTTGAATCCATTGGGAAGGGAATTCAAATTTAAAGTTTCTTTGAGCTTTCATAAGTTAAGGATCACTAGACAAAGAACTAATTGATCCAATCATACGAGCTTAGAGCATCTCTAACAAACAGTTTTGTTAAATTTTGCTAGTTTAGCTGGTGAATAGTGTCGAAAAACTACTTTAGCTAGTATCTTTAATTTTTCATATCCAACCACACTATATTTTAACAAACGTTGAATACTTTAAATCAATCatttcaaaatgaaaaaaaaaatccaacacactcattttctaaaaccacctcctctctcttttcttttctccttggCTCACGGATCCACCCTTGAGTCAGTTGACGATGTGTTTTTTAGATTTAgttctttaaaataaaattttagtggttttacaacttttgttggagatgctcttaagtTCGCCGTATTTTAGGTTTCTAAAAGCCTAGAAGAcacttatttcacatatctTATTGTTTCACAATATTTTGAAGCATGAAAATTGGAATCAATCACCTTTCTTTTAGGTTTAACTACTCATCGACTTCCCTTTTTCCCCCACACATGATATGACTGGAAGAGAGTTGAGTTGTCTAATTCAATGGCATTGTCTATTAGGCCTATCCATAACCACTCAAACTAAATGTTTTATGGACCGACCTGGTGACTGAGAGCTTTAAAATAATGAAGGTTTTGGgaacaaaagaaaacagaaacttgGCCCCTTAAAGAAGAACACCAAAGCTTTAATCCCCAATCTCTTGAATTAATGTGCTTATCTTGAATTTCCCCAACTCATCCATGTTAAATGCCCCAGTGGTTAAGATGAATTTCAGACCCGTATTTCATACGATATGTTCTGAATTTGATTCCTAGCGCTGGTGAATCACACGATGATGCCCAGGGGGAGACTCAAATGCATCCGTGAGTCTTATCGGCCCCCAAAAGAATGACTACCATAACAAAGCCATTAGTTGgtccctttaaaaaaaaaataataaggcaaaaaaaaaactcctcCATGTTAGAATTCAGTGTGAGATTAAAGGAAAGCAGACATAATAATTTAGCAAGTTCTTTAGCACAAAGCTTCCTATtactttaatttattaatttttctattcAAGCAATATTTAATCTAATCTAAATTATAGGAAGGAAAAGAAGATTCAAACTTAGAAACAgtacaaaatttaataaaagtgTGGACGAGTATAAGCCATTAATGCGGCATATGATCCCCTGAAATCTCATATGATAAGTTGTATTTATGTATTTTGCAAACAAAGTCCAACAACACCCTTTGTCGCCGTTACAAAAAGGCTCCCTTCCCTTATTGCCAAGTAAAATTGAAGACGCGGACATCAACGATTGCAAATAGGTGGAGCATCCACAACTTCGACATAAGGAGTTCAAAATGAAATTTCTTTCCGTCACGCGTATGTGCCAAGACAATTTAACTTAATATATTATAGTTTTGTGTGCGATAGCCACACTGCTCTAGCAAACATGATACCTGCATTACTTTGGTGTATTATTGAACTTTTTTAATCTGCAGCATATGATGCTGGACCATTAGACAAAACAATGTGTAGAAATGTCACCAAGTGATAGAAATTTACGAGTTGTTTAGGGGGCAAAGAGGCGAGGCAGCAAAAGATATGAAATGTTGATCCTGTCATGATTTAGGGGGAAAAGTGCCATGACTGACTTGACTCACAAGTCACAATTGCATATGATGGCCTCaacctgtttttttttatatgcttTCAAAATTATGATAAGTTTTGGGTCCAGTTaggttgagatttttttttttcacagaaaAAGGGTCAGATAATTGGAATTTCGACATTGCACCTTGACGttctttttctatttctccCTTTTGTTGTGCTTATAGAAGAAAACTAAAGAAAGGATGTCAAAAACCTTAAGAGCATGTTAAGT
Proteins encoded in this region:
- the LOC126593666 gene encoding uncharacterized protein LOC126593666 — its product is MVKGGKVSSKRKIKTRIPSKDQGSDDSDEDYVISGEENEVSEDLEEDYCSSLDGDESEESFGSFVDEEEEEEEEEEVKKVRKNSRSRAKRGSAGFIVEEEEEEEEEEEDKEEVKPVRKGIRSKVRNGFSGRQKNGVKPLRKRRMIAYREVEDQDYNDEDDDDDEEFTPDEDEFSEVEEKHVVKKKKLGKRQLKKKGRSVRGEKRRKSMALKKPLRKKGRTSQELGRKARRDDELESDSDFIDSIVPLRVTNEKKRVRKRRRMSVPSDSDFVPSGASDFDYTISEEEREQVREAKELCERLETNLQSSSVPTSLQEDTLVQQPRKPPRRKGKEKIEQVKVEVVKQVCGICFSEEDKRRVRGTLDCCTHYFCFACIMEWGKVESRCPLCKQRFKTISKPARSTTGIDLREVVIQVPERDQVYQPTEEELRGYLDPYENVICTECHEGGEDGLMLLCDICDSPAHTFCVGLGREVPDGNWYCEGCRPVAMGSSSSQAQGRSSDQRNTNNILSNRPSPAVYFDEGIDLNVVSSPCPQFTQGFSPRIPVGGFQAPSPLSGAAAPTLSGRRLIQRHIQQLLNLNRTTYMASMNERNSSNNLSNDFSNSQAARAREMTVQHTRTDEMEAAYHTFFEERLQDNHLALVPDNLSSDFLNSSASTPQRRQAIEDPPTTSANRSLNGALWPELTGMNSVPNYGQFHHLSSRPNISGSDAGVSPNTAIEQSGFHLAKEKLKAMVKNRLDNLSRDVDLDKDTFNDIARRSTHTVLAACGHQHRSNEVVVVPPPSTCSHIELTACGMTSLMRGCCSCCFESFVGEVVKRILDTKLQHWLSLAL